Proteins found in one Nitratiruptor sp. SB155-2 genomic segment:
- a CDS encoding murein hydrolase activator EnvC family protein produces MRIFIIPFLIIVSLFGTQIEKRISASKTKLIQTSKKISGVNTTLAKLARSIRKLRTDLDSIDTRLSALSKKYENLSKQYKEKRKTAHDLNQSIHILCEKETLLRQNLVLLISQNFSKSLLLSSLHQPTQEAILDEETLKAIEKIEKSRIKQMGSEYEKTKQKLQKQQEKLTRLQKEIQQIISLQKDLKKLKKQKQEKIKVLSKKKRRYDEELQALMEQKRSLAKTLSRLQILQRRRGSKAKNVSVKKYGSKSYKKIKTVRYRGPKTIPPLKHFVIVKKFGVYKDPIYNIEIPNENIELKPLKPNAKVRNVLSGKIVLAKWTPHLKNVVIVQNRNSIYTIYAYLDKLAPYIKKGRRIKKGYILGRVNTKLIFEVTKNDAHINPLQLIKIR; encoded by the coding sequence ATGAGAATTTTCATAATTCCTTTTTTGATCATTGTCAGTCTATTTGGTACACAAATAGAGAAGAGAATCTCTGCATCAAAAACGAAACTTATACAAACATCGAAAAAAATATCTGGTGTCAATACGACACTTGCAAAATTGGCTCGTTCTATACGTAAACTAAGAACTGATCTTGACTCAATCGATACGAGATTATCAGCACTTTCCAAAAAGTATGAGAATTTATCCAAACAGTACAAGGAAAAACGAAAAACTGCCCACGATTTAAATCAATCCATTCATATATTATGTGAGAAGGAGACGCTCCTGCGGCAAAACCTTGTACTTCTCATATCCCAAAATTTTTCAAAATCTCTTTTACTCTCTTCACTGCATCAACCCACGCAGGAGGCTATCTTAGATGAAGAGACTTTGAAAGCCATTGAAAAAATTGAGAAGAGTCGGATCAAACAGATGGGATCGGAATATGAGAAAACGAAGCAAAAACTGCAAAAGCAACAGGAAAAACTCACCAGGCTTCAAAAGGAGATTCAACAGATCATCTCTTTACAAAAAGATCTCAAAAAACTAAAGAAACAAAAACAGGAAAAAATTAAAGTACTTTCAAAGAAAAAGAGGCGTTACGATGAAGAGCTTCAAGCTTTGATGGAGCAGAAACGCTCTTTGGCCAAAACATTGTCGAGACTGCAGATCCTACAGAGAAGAAGGGGCTCAAAGGCGAAAAATGTATCAGTGAAGAAATATGGATCGAAATCGTATAAAAAGATCAAAACTGTTCGATATCGCGGACCCAAAACAATCCCGCCACTAAAACATTTTGTTATTGTCAAAAAATTTGGTGTTTACAAAGATCCGATATACAATATAGAAATACCCAATGAAAACATTGAGCTTAAGCCCCTAAAGCCAAATGCAAAAGTGCGAAATGTCCTGAGTGGAAAAATTGTTTTGGCGAAATGGACTCCCCATCTAAAGAATGTGGTCATCGTTCAAAACAGAAATAGTATCTATACGATCTATGCATATTTAGATAAATTGGCTCCTTATATTAAAAAAGGACGAAGAATAAAAAAGGGATACATTCTTGGTAGAGTCAACACAAAATTGATTTTTGAAGTGACGAAAAACGATGCCCATATCAATCCTTTGCAACTTATAAAAATACGATAA
- a CDS encoding FtsW/RodA/SpoVE family cell cycle protein encodes MIGIDRRIFLHFDTVLLILIIPFLIISHYLIKDVNPVLAHKQMIYYALGFASFVIAFLSPIREYKWLIPSMYWFMIVLLISVDLFGVSKLGAKRWLEIPFTHFTLQPSELFKPAFILMLAYLVHNNPPPKSGYGWKEFFKISFYILLPFLLIAKEPDLGTALILLIIGYGVLFIIGVHWKIWITLFMIFSFMVPVSYKYLLHDYQKKRIEDFLSEKPSYHVQQSIIAIGSGGLTGKPSQEATQTQLKFLPIATSDFIFAYFIERFGFFGAMLLLFLYGLLILHLFSIYVKLKGDFFTQVVAASIALLIFTYMSVNIAMTVGLAPVVGVPLPFMSYGGSSFINFMILFGILEHLLAFRFRFLYNSRQL; translated from the coding sequence ATGATAGGAATCGACAGACGAATTTTCTTGCATTTCGATACTGTGCTTTTAATTTTGATTATACCATTTCTTATTATTTCGCATTACCTCATAAAAGATGTCAATCCCGTTTTAGCCCACAAACAGATGATCTACTACGCGCTTGGATTTGCTAGTTTTGTTATCGCTTTTCTCTCTCCTATTAGAGAGTATAAGTGGCTCATCCCATCAATGTATTGGTTTATGATTGTCTTGCTGATTAGTGTAGATCTTTTTGGTGTGAGTAAACTCGGTGCCAAAAGATGGCTTGAAATCCCTTTTACACATTTTACCCTTCAACCATCGGAACTTTTCAAACCGGCTTTCATCCTCATGCTTGCCTACCTTGTTCATAACAACCCTCCCCCTAAATCCGGCTACGGATGGAAGGAATTTTTCAAAATCTCTTTTTATATCCTGCTTCCATTTCTACTCATCGCAAAAGAGCCAGATCTTGGAACAGCCTTGATTTTGCTCATTATCGGGTATGGTGTGCTATTTATCATCGGAGTCCATTGGAAAATATGGATCACTCTTTTTATGATATTTTCTTTCATGGTTCCCGTTTCATATAAATATCTTTTACATGACTATCAAAAGAAAAGAATAGAAGATTTTTTAAGTGAAAAACCGAGCTATCACGTCCAACAATCAATCATTGCGATAGGTTCGGGAGGATTGACCGGCAAGCCATCCCAAGAGGCAACACAGACCCAGCTCAAATTTCTTCCTATCGCCACTAGTGATTTTATTTTTGCATATTTTATAGAACGTTTCGGTTTTTTCGGTGCAATGCTGCTTCTTTTTCTCTATGGACTTCTTATACTGCATCTTTTTAGTATTTATGTCAAATTAAAAGGAGACTTTTTCACGCAGGTCGTGGCTGCCAGTATCGCTCTTTTGATTTTTACCTATATGAGCGTCAATATCGCCATGACAGTGGGATTGGCTCCGGTTGTGGGTGTTCCGTTACCATTTATGAGTTATGGAGGAAGCAGTTTTATCAATTTTATGATTTTATTCGGTATTTTAGAGCATCTTCTTGCATTCAGATTTAGATTTTTGTATAATTCCAGACAACTTTGA
- a CDS encoding fibronectin type III domain-containing protein, whose translation MKRFMWIALLGVLLLFSGCAVQPQPSKPKIDPNLPTVSKIRSLSDMTSIALEWNPVYDDRIAGYNIYRSTTGKKYKRIAVIKDRYSSHYLDKKLKPATKYFYTMSTFNKDKRESRLSQPHEVSTAPYPEPIAFAEAIDHLPREVKLIWRPHPNPRVQWYVIERSTPENEKWKEVARLQGRLNAEYIDRGLEDKKIYLYRIKAITCDGVESKPTLPIKASTKPRPKVVQGLKATTNLPKKIVVTWRPNSEPDLQYYKVYKSIFQIGPYLVVAKTKSTKYVDLLDEDGVKRYYKVTAVDADGLESFKQDVPAVGQTLPKPLPPVVMEHKLENGTLFIRWTSPDQRAVSYIVDKKEIDGILNVKEFEYKNIKSTSFTDAGLRPGVKYVYKIYAVDKYGLVSKPSEKIEIKIPEQE comes from the coding sequence ATGAAACGATTCATGTGGATAGCTTTATTGGGCGTTTTGCTTCTTTTTAGCGGATGTGCCGTTCAACCTCAGCCATCCAAACCGAAAATCGATCCAAATTTACCAACTGTTTCAAAGATTCGTAGTCTATCAGATATGACCTCTATTGCTTTGGAATGGAATCCAGTATATGATGATAGAATTGCCGGATACAACATTTATCGCTCTACAACCGGAAAAAAATATAAACGCATTGCAGTGATTAAAGATAGGTACAGCTCCCACTATCTGGATAAAAAACTTAAACCAGCAACAAAATATTTTTATACGATGAGTACCTTTAATAAAGACAAAAGAGAATCTAGACTGAGTCAGCCTCACGAAGTTTCAACGGCTCCATACCCGGAACCTATCGCATTTGCGGAGGCGATCGATCATTTGCCAAGAGAAGTAAAATTGATCTGGCGACCCCATCCGAACCCGAGAGTCCAGTGGTATGTGATTGAGCGTAGCACCCCTGAAAACGAAAAATGGAAAGAGGTTGCCAGACTTCAAGGCAGGCTCAATGCAGAATATATCGACAGAGGACTTGAGGATAAGAAAATATATCTGTACCGGATTAAAGCAATTACTTGCGATGGGGTAGAGTCCAAACCGACACTTCCTATAAAAGCCTCTACGAAACCAAGACCGAAAGTGGTACAAGGTCTTAAAGCGACAACGAATCTTCCTAAAAAGATTGTGGTGACCTGGCGGCCAAATAGCGAACCCGATTTACAATACTACAAAGTCTACAAAAGTATTTTCCAAATCGGACCGTATCTTGTGGTTGCCAAAACAAAAAGTACGAAGTATGTCGATCTTTTGGATGAGGATGGCGTCAAACGCTATTACAAGGTGACGGCAGTGGATGCAGACGGTTTGGAAAGCTTCAAGCAAGATGTTCCTGCTGTGGGACAAACACTTCCAAAACCGTTGCCGCCTGTCGTTATGGAACACAAATTGGAAAATGGAACGCTGTTTATACGATGGACATCTCCCGATCAAAGAGCGGTGAGCTATATCGTGGATAAAAAAGAGATCGATGGTATTTTGAATGTAAAAGAGTTTGAGTATAAAAACATCAAAAGCACATCGTTTACTGATGCTGGTTTGAGACCAGGTGTAAAATATGTGTACAAAATATATGCCGTGGATAAATATGGACTTGTTTCCAAACCGAGTGAAAAGATTGAGATTAAAATACCGGAACAAGAGTAG
- a CDS encoding cell division ATP-binding protein FtsE yields MAKSVIIAKDLTLAYKKDRPVIKNSTFDIKSGSFVLITGASGSGKSTLLKSFYGEMKPLQGVLKIGGISLHDITSSKLSLLRRNLGIIFQDYRLINEWNVKRNVMLPLVIAGFPKEVCEEQTKKLLKHVKLSGKEFAYPLELSGGEQQRVAMARALAHNPFIILADEPTGNLDEYSSKVIWGLLEGANVQLGTTVVVVTHSIPKYLGVHFKHYHIDNGIVHAIS; encoded by the coding sequence ATGGCTAAGAGCGTTATCATCGCAAAAGATCTCACTTTGGCATACAAAAAAGATAGACCTGTAATAAAAAATAGTACATTTGACATTAAAAGTGGCAGTTTTGTTTTGATAACGGGTGCGAGCGGAAGCGGAAAATCGACACTTTTGAAATCTTTTTACGGTGAAATGAAGCCCTTGCAAGGAGTTTTGAAAATAGGAGGGATCTCCCTTCATGATATCACCTCTTCGAAGCTCTCACTACTGAGGCGAAATCTTGGAATCATCTTTCAAGATTACAGACTCATCAACGAATGGAATGTCAAGCGCAATGTGATGTTGCCACTGGTCATAGCTGGTTTTCCAAAAGAGGTTTGCGAAGAGCAGACAAAAAAACTTCTCAAACATGTGAAACTAAGCGGAAAAGAGTTTGCATATCCACTTGAACTGAGCGGTGGAGAACAGCAAAGGGTCGCCATGGCAAGAGCCCTTGCACACAATCCTTTCATCATTTTGGCCGATGAACCTACTGGCAATCTTGATGAGTACTCTTCCAAAGTGATTTGGGGGTTGCTGGAGGGGGCAAACGTACAGCTAGGAACTACGGTAGTCGTCGTTACACATTCCATACCCAAATATCTTGGAGTTCATTTCAAACATTATCATATAGACAACGGGATAGTGCATGCGATCTCTTAA
- a CDS encoding RluA family pseudouridine synthase, protein MTFTNREKERLDKALAKKLQKPRNQIEQLIKQGYVRINGKIEKKAGSKLKSGDLVEVTIPEPKVSQPKDVHFDVERIYEDEDILVLNKPAGLVVHPAPSVKEPTLVDWLKANDISLSTLSGEERHGIVHRLDKETSGLIVIAKNNETHQALSKQLQDKSMGRYYLAIVEPPLKEDLIIEKPIARNPKNRLKMGVVEGGRYAKSAFVKLTTSKNNKYELIGAKLFTGRTHQIRVHLASINRHILGDSLYGFKSKSVTIPRVFLHAYILYLKHPKSGEKMRFLAPVPEDMLDFLQKYFEENIDETIHVDSFIGRFASF, encoded by the coding sequence ATAACATTTACAAATAGGGAAAAAGAGCGACTTGATAAAGCACTTGCCAAGAAGTTGCAAAAACCAAGAAACCAAATCGAACAACTTATTAAACAGGGGTATGTTCGCATCAATGGAAAGATCGAGAAGAAGGCTGGAAGTAAGCTTAAAAGTGGCGATTTGGTAGAAGTGACCATCCCTGAACCTAAAGTTTCACAGCCAAAAGATGTCCATTTCGATGTGGAAAGAATTTATGAAGATGAGGATATATTGGTCTTAAACAAACCTGCCGGCCTTGTTGTCCATCCGGCCCCAAGTGTCAAAGAGCCTACGCTTGTGGATTGGCTCAAAGCAAACGATATTTCTCTTTCAACACTCAGTGGAGAAGAGCGCCATGGTATCGTGCATAGACTTGACAAGGAAACGAGCGGATTGATTGTAATTGCTAAAAACAATGAGACCCATCAGGCTCTATCGAAGCAGCTACAGGATAAAAGTATGGGTCGATACTATCTGGCAATTGTCGAGCCGCCTTTAAAAGAGGACCTCATAATAGAAAAACCGATTGCAAGAAATCCCAAAAATAGATTGAAAATGGGAGTAGTGGAGGGCGGAAGATATGCTAAATCCGCTTTTGTAAAACTAACGACGAGTAAAAATAATAAATATGAATTAATCGGAGCAAAACTTTTTACTGGCAGGACACATCAAATAAGAGTCCATTTGGCTTCGATAAACCGCCATATTCTGGGTGATAGTTTATATGGCTTTAAGAGCAAAAGCGTTACAATACCTAGAGTTTTTTTACATGCTTATATACTCTATCTCAAGCATCCAAAGAGTGGGGAAAAGATGCGTTTTTTGGCACCTGTTCCGGAAGATATGCTTGACTTTTTGCAAAAATATTTCGAGGAGAATATTGATGAAACGATTCATGTGGATAGCTTTATTGGGCGTTTTGCTTCTTTTTAG
- the trmB gene encoding tRNA (guanosine(46)-N7)-methyltransferase TrmB, giving the protein MPHIVAKHFHHFDTPVTKEGYRFLWFARPLVNAKDELVAVEYDKKPFLLTIKPKRDGTFVIKGDKITRLSPTVLMKMALKNFCDLAQCDVLYDNLSTIKTSHAQKAREFLKEIDFFIEQFPKNKEVWIEIGFGSGRHLLYQAQQHPDTIFIGIEIHKPSVEQVLKQIALKDLKNLYIIDYDARLFLEFVPSNVVGKIFVHFPVPWDKKPHRRVFSKPFIEEAKRVLKVDGVLELRTDSINYFEYALDLLLQEKKVKFEVAKNIEPPVSSKYEDRWTRLGKDIYDIRMFNLEFSEQPILHCDFSFETVSYDESKLEQLHFTPQVYDNFFVHFEKLYAIENGGKVIRLSFGSFDRPEHKYLVFKDGNISYFPKKPVLSKANVAAHKKILELLHG; this is encoded by the coding sequence ATGCCGCATATCGTAGCGAAGCATTTTCACCATTTCGATACGCCCGTTACGAAAGAGGGGTATCGATTTTTATGGTTTGCAAGGCCTTTGGTCAATGCCAAAGATGAACTGGTTGCTGTCGAATATGATAAAAAACCTTTTTTACTGACGATAAAACCCAAAAGGGATGGTACTTTTGTCATAAAGGGTGACAAGATAACAAGACTCTCTCCTACTGTCTTAATGAAAATGGCTCTGAAAAATTTTTGTGATCTGGCACAATGTGATGTGTTGTACGACAATCTTTCAACGATTAAAACTTCTCATGCACAAAAAGCAAGAGAGTTTCTGAAAGAGATAGACTTTTTCATTGAACAATTTCCCAAAAACAAAGAGGTTTGGATAGAGATAGGATTTGGCAGTGGAAGACATCTACTTTATCAAGCACAGCAGCATCCCGATACGATATTCATAGGAATTGAAATCCACAAGCCTTCCGTTGAACAAGTCCTTAAGCAAATCGCGTTGAAAGATTTGAAAAATCTTTATATTATAGATTACGATGCGAGGCTCTTTTTGGAGTTTGTTCCTTCGAATGTGGTAGGAAAGATATTCGTTCATTTCCCAGTGCCTTGGGATAAAAAACCTCACAGAAGAGTCTTCTCCAAGCCTTTTATCGAAGAAGCCAAGCGAGTCTTGAAAGTGGATGGCGTTTTAGAACTGCGTACAGACAGTATCAACTATTTCGAGTATGCTTTGGATCTTTTGTTGCAAGAAAAAAAAGTCAAATTTGAAGTTGCAAAAAATATCGAGCCTCCTGTGAGTAGCAAATATGAAGATCGATGGACTAGGCTAGGAAAAGATATCTATGATATTCGTATGTTCAATCTGGAGTTTTCCGAACAACCAATTTTACATTGCGACTTTTCATTCGAAACTGTTTCATATGATGAGTCAAAACTTGAGCAATTACATTTCACTCCCCAAGTATATGATAATTTTTTTGTCCATTTTGAAAAACTCTATGCCATTGAAAATGGTGGGAAGGTAATACGTCTCTCTTTTGGAAGCTTTGATCGTCCTGAGCACAAATATCTCGTATTCAAAGATGGAAATATCTCTTATTTTCCTAAAAAGCCGGTTTTGTCCAAAGCGAATGTAGCAGCACATAAAAAGATTTTGGAGCTGCTTCATGGCTAA
- the pglZ gene encoding BREX-1 system phosphatase PglZ type A, whose amino-acid sequence MDIESRLKELFNEQKIIFWYDENGELKDEFENIEIDGVKKLEIDQNEFGIKVEVLTNKKQKYLIYSPYPAPKDEDNWLLDLNLANYIFRADRASLILDTLGLDLEFKEFIKEHLKFFNSKKRMQELKAKLEKENKESLIIKMASILLKSDETMESVLLKIFEKGSDELEKFGLDREIFEIASKKFGFEIKSVDDLLYKLFENYFAYNVYGKSHYKVDARVFLKQWMENIKYQNLFKQISQKIAKDLHIVNELEKLAIEQKSRCEVYEECEQEIIKWILGSLVAKENLKEILELIKSREDKIWFKEYENIYKALFFAAKLFDTQSRYSFSSFKNAINEYASIHYKADLYYRKYHYFREKSEKVELLKVLDEEIENFYLNAVLREANDQFDKFVKEYKVDEEHQQNFFKKFVKPYIDSNKKLFVIISDALRYEAAKELENIINKMDKFESETSYLISSLPSYTQLGMAALLPHKKLSQEDSDLVLVDDKNSSGIVNRDKILKSYSESFSAIWYEDYLKLDREKGRELTKNNSLIYIYHDEIDKTGEKDETNTFNAVQSTFDTLIKLIKQINNFNGYNILIVSDHGFLSTKSPTKASEFCPKPEGDIIRLNRRFVIGKNFTNKSCTHSFNANELGIESDNSYLIAKSINKIRVQGGGNRYVHGGATLQEIVIPVIKIRKKRVSDVRDVEVDILPISTISTNIVNITLYQKEPISEKVRPVTLKIAFELDGEILSDVQTVTFDKSDEYSENREVKVPLTFKGEIKNYNNKTIKLVARKVKENSSVEPIYKELDVKVSIAFFNEFDEF is encoded by the coding sequence ATGGATATAGAAAGTAGACTTAAAGAGCTTTTTAATGAGCAAAAAATCATCTTTTGGTACGATGAAAATGGAGAGCTAAAAGATGAGTTTGAAAATATCGAAATTGATGGAGTTAAAAAGCTTGAAATTGATCAGAATGAGTTTGGCATAAAGGTAGAGGTTTTAACAAACAAAAAACAAAAATATCTCATATACTCTCCATATCCTGCTCCAAAAGATGAAGATAATTGGCTACTCGATCTAAATCTAGCAAATTATATCTTTAGAGCTGATAGGGCATCTTTGATTTTAGATACATTGGGATTGGATCTTGAGTTTAAAGAGTTTATAAAAGAACATCTAAAATTTTTCAACTCCAAAAAAAGAATGCAGGAGCTAAAAGCAAAGCTTGAAAAAGAAAATAAAGAGTCGCTTATTATCAAAATGGCTTCCATACTGCTAAAAAGTGATGAGACGATGGAATCAGTTCTTTTGAAGATTTTTGAGAAGGGAAGTGACGAGCTTGAAAAGTTTGGACTTGATCGCGAGATTTTTGAAATAGCTTCTAAAAAATTCGGATTCGAAATAAAAAGTGTTGATGATCTTTTATATAAACTGTTTGAAAACTATTTTGCTTACAATGTTTATGGGAAAAGTCATTATAAAGTCGATGCAAGAGTCTTTTTGAAGCAATGGATGGAAAATATAAAATATCAAAATCTTTTTAAACAGATAAGTCAAAAGATAGCAAAAGATTTACATATTGTAAATGAGCTTGAAAAGCTTGCAATAGAACAAAAGAGCCGTTGTGAAGTTTATGAAGAGTGTGAGCAAGAGATTATCAAATGGATCCTTGGCTCTTTGGTTGCAAAAGAGAATTTAAAAGAGATTTTAGAGCTTATAAAATCAAGAGAAGACAAGATATGGTTTAAAGAGTACGAAAATATCTATAAAGCTCTTTTTTTTGCGGCCAAATTGTTTGATACTCAAAGTAGATATTCATTTAGTAGCTTTAAAAATGCCATTAATGAATATGCTTCAATACATTATAAAGCAGATCTTTATTATAGAAAATACCATTATTTTAGAGAAAAATCAGAAAAAGTTGAGCTTTTAAAGGTTTTGGATGAGGAGATAGAAAATTTCTATCTCAATGCGGTTTTAAGAGAAGCCAATGATCAGTTTGATAAGTTTGTAAAAGAGTATAAAGTCGATGAAGAGCATCAGCAAAACTTTTTTAAAAAGTTTGTAAAGCCTTATATAGATAGTAACAAAAAGTTATTTGTAATTATCAGCGATGCTTTGCGTTACGAAGCTGCTAAAGAGCTTGAGAATATTATAAACAAAATGGATAAATTTGAGTCTGAAACTTCATATCTCATATCTTCCTTGCCAAGTTATACACAGCTTGGAATGGCAGCACTTTTACCTCACAAGAAATTATCTCAAGAAGATAGCGATCTTGTTTTGGTTGATGATAAAAATTCTAGTGGAATTGTAAATAGAGATAAAATTCTAAAAAGTTACAGTGAGTCTTTTAGTGCAATTTGGTATGAAGATTATCTAAAACTAGATAGAGAAAAAGGAAGAGAACTGACTAAAAACAACTCTTTAATTTATATCTATCATGATGAGATAGATAAAACTGGCGAAAAAGATGAAACGAATACATTTAATGCAGTTCAAAGCACATTTGATACTTTAATCAAACTCATCAAGCAGATCAACAATTTCAATGGATATAATATTTTAATTGTAAGCGATCATGGATTTTTGTCTACGAAATCTCCAACAAAAGCAAGTGAGTTTTGTCCTAAACCAGAAGGTGATATTATTAGGTTAAATAGGCGATTTGTAATTGGAAAAAATTTTACAAATAAAAGTTGCACCCACTCATTTAATGCAAATGAACTTGGAATAGAGAGTGATAATAGCTATTTGATAGCAAAATCAATCAATAAAATAAGAGTGCAAGGTGGAGGAAATAGATATGTCCATGGAGGAGCTACATTACAAGAGATTGTAATTCCTGTTATAAAGATAAGAAAAAAAAGAGTAAGTGATGTAAGAGATGTAGAGGTTGATATTTTACCTATAAGTACAATTTCTACAAATATCGTCAATATAACTTTGTATCAAAAAGAGCCGATAAGCGAAAAAGTGAGACCAGTTACTTTGAAGATCGCGTTTGAACTTGATGGAGAAATTTTATCTGATGTGCAAACAGTGACTTTTGATAAGAGTGATGAATATAGTGAAAACAGAGAGGTAAAAGTGCCTTTGACATTCAAAGGTGAAATTAAAAATTATAATAATAAAACTATAAAGCTTGTTGCTAGGAAAGTAAAAGAAAATTCTTCTGTCGAGCCTATATATAAAGAGTTGGATGTGAAAGTATCTATTGCCTTTTTTAATGAATTTGATGAGTTTTAG
- the brxL gene encoding protease Lon-related BREX system protein BrxL produces MSLNEKLTQNFLGKVVRKDLTKLIKEGANVPIYVLEYLLGMYAATDDEELIKEGVNKVKEILAKNYVRPDEKEIVKSRIKERGRYKIIDKIFAKLNEKENVYEAEFSNLGIKKVIIDESYIKKYQKLLAGGVWAIITLEYFFEENSKYSPFHIEELKPIQMPNFDFEEFIAKRKNFTREEWMDIVIRSTGMEPTQFEDNAKWHLIARLIPFVENNYNMCELGPRGTGKSFVYKELSPYSILISGGQTTVANLFYNLRERTVGLVGSWDVVAFDEVAGIKFKDKDGIQIMKDYMESGSFARGKQQVQAKASFVFVGNIDGSIENIVKTSHLLSPFPQEMIDTAFFDRFHNYIPGWEIPKMRPEFFTNEYGFITDYMAEWMRELQKYNFSNAIDKYFKLGRDLNQRDVKAVKKTVSGLLKILHPDESYTKDDVRDALEYALIARRRIKEQLKKIGGMEFYDVNFSYIDLSEGSEIRVSVPESSAKTLIPSDTLPPGTVYTIGVNPENGHKGLIRLDLQVISGSGKFEHTGFNNSEVKEEIKEAISFIQANLHRISANANFKNYDYHLKATDIQSIGKFKNIELSIFISLCSGILQKSLLPQMVILGSMSIGGAIIGSQNLADFMQIAGDSGAKRILIPAIDMAQIGKVPADLLSRFQLIIYSDPIDAVFKALGVE; encoded by the coding sequence ATGAGTTTAAATGAAAAATTAACTCAAAATTTTTTAGGCAAAGTAGTTAGAAAAGATCTAACAAAGCTTATTAAAGAGGGCGCCAATGTTCCTATATATGTTTTGGAGTATCTGCTTGGAATGTATGCTGCAACAGATGATGAAGAGCTTATCAAAGAGGGAGTAAATAAGGTTAAGGAGATCTTGGCGAAAAATTATGTAAGACCTGATGAAAAAGAGATAGTAAAATCAAGGATAAAAGAGAGAGGCAGATACAAAATAATTGATAAGATTTTTGCGAAACTCAATGAAAAAGAAAATGTTTATGAAGCAGAATTTAGCAATCTCGGAATAAAAAAAGTGATAATTGATGAAAGTTATATAAAAAAATATCAAAAACTTTTAGCTGGAGGAGTGTGGGCAATTATTACTTTAGAATATTTTTTTGAAGAAAACTCAAAATATTCCCCTTTTCATATAGAAGAACTTAAACCTATTCAGATGCCAAATTTTGATTTTGAAGAGTTTATTGCTAAAAGAAAAAATTTTACCCGTGAAGAGTGGATGGATATAGTTATTAGAAGTACGGGAATGGAGCCAACGCAATTTGAAGATAATGCAAAATGGCATCTCATTGCCAGACTCATTCCTTTTGTAGAAAATAACTATAATATGTGTGAATTAGGACCTAGAGGGACAGGAAAAAGTTTTGTCTATAAAGAGTTATCTCCATACTCTATACTAATCAGCGGCGGACAGACTACGGTAGCAAATCTATTTTATAACTTAAGAGAAAGAACGGTAGGTTTGGTTGGAAGCTGGGATGTTGTAGCTTTTGATGAAGTTGCCGGAATAAAGTTTAAAGATAAAGATGGCATACAGATAATGAAAGATTATATGGAAAGTGGGAGTTTTGCGAGAGGTAAGCAACAAGTACAGGCAAAAGCCTCTTTTGTATTTGTTGGAAATATTGATGGCAGTATTGAAAATATTGTGAAAACCTCTCATCTATTAAGTCCTTTCCCACAAGAGATGATTGATACTGCTTTTTTTGATAGATTTCACAACTACATTCCTGGTTGGGAAATTCCTAAAATGAGACCGGAATTTTTTACCAATGAATATGGATTTATCACGGATTATATGGCTGAGTGGATGAGAGAGCTTCAAAAATATAATTTTTCCAACGCAATAGATAAATATTTTAAATTAGGGCGTGACCTTAATCAAAGAGATGTGAAAGCTGTTAAAAAAACTGTGAGTGGGTTACTAAAAATTTTACATCCTGATGAAAGCTATACAAAAGATGATGTCAGAGATGCTCTTGAATACGCTTTGATAGCAAGGCGAAGAATCAAAGAGCAGTTAAAAAAAATAGGAGGTATGGAATTTTATGATGTTAATTTTTCATACATAGATCTATCTGAAGGAAGTGAAATTAGAGTTAGTGTACCTGAAAGTAGTGCTAAAACATTGATTCCATCAGATACATTACCTCCCGGAACTGTTTATACAATTGGCGTAAATCCTGAAAATGGACATAAGGGTTTAATTCGATTAGATTTGCAGGTTATTTCTGGAAGTGGCAAATTTGAGCATACTGGATTTAATAATTCAGAAGTCAAGGAAGAGATAAAAGAGGCGATCAGTTTTATACAGGCAAATCTTCATAGAATTTCAGCCAATGCCAATTTTAAAAATTATGATTACCATTTAAAAGCTACTGATATTCAATCAATTGGAAAATTCAAAAATATCGAACTATCAATTTTTATAAGTCTATGTAGTGGGATTTTACAAAAAAGTCTACTTCCTCAAATGGTGATTTTGGGAAGTATGAGTATAGGTGGAGCAATTATTGGAAGTCAAAATCTTGCTGATTTTATGCAAATTGCAGGTGATAGCGGGGCTAAGCGTATTTTGATTCCAGCGATTGATATGGCTCAAATTGGAAAAGTACCAGCTGATTTGTTAAGCAGGTTTCAGTTGATTATATATTCTGATCCAATCGATGCGGTTTTTAAAGCTTTGGGAGTAGAGTAA